One Physeter macrocephalus isolate SW-GA unplaced genomic scaffold, ASM283717v5 random_13, whole genome shotgun sequence DNA segment encodes these proteins:
- the DKKL1 gene encoding dickkopf-like protein 1 isoform X2, which yields MWHLLALLLLFPSASVPPSTAAPIRDGDAQESSSAFLGLQSLLQAFTRLFLKPQDDLLRGMDSFFSAPMDFRGLPRNYHQEENQKHRLGNKTLSSHLQIDKVPKIEEKEALVPVPKAMDSFHPEPHPRMAFWIMKLPRRRSHQDAQESGHWLSEKRHRLQAIRDGLREGTREDVLEEGTQSSSHARLPARKTHFLYILRHSQQ from the exons ATGTGGCACCTGCTAGCCCTGTTGCTGCTGTTCCCCTCTGCCTCGGTGCCCCCCTCCACTGCAGCCCCGATCCGCGATGGTGACGCCCAGGAGAGCTCCTCGGCTTTTCTAGGTCTCCAGAGTCTACTCCAAGCCTTCACCCGGCTTTTCCTGAAA ccccaggatgACCTGCTGCGGGGCATGGACAGCTTCTTCTCTGCTCCTATGGACTTCCGGGGCCTCCCTAGGAACTACCACCAAGAAGAGAACCAGAAGCACAGGCTGGGAAACAAAACTCTCTCCAGCCACCTCCAGATTGACAAG GTACCCAAGATAGAGGAGAAGGAGGCCCTGGTGCCTGTCCCAAAGGCCATGGACAGCTTCCACCCGGAACCCCACCCCCGAATGGCCTTCTGGATCATGAAGCTGCCACGGCGGAGGTCCCACCAGGATGCCCAGGAGAGCGGCCACTGGCTCAGTGAGAAGCGACACCGCCTGCAGGCCATCCGGGATGGGCTCCGAGAGGGGACCCGCGAGGACGTCCTCGAAGAGGGGACCCAGAGCTCCTCTCATGCCAGGCTGCCTGCCCGCAAGACCCACTTCCTGTATATCCTCAGGCACTCCCAGCAGTAA
- the DKKL1 gene encoding dickkopf-like protein 1 isoform X1, whose translation MWHLLALLLLFPSASVPPSTAAPIRDGDAQESSSAFLGLQSLLQAFTRLFLKPQDDLLRGMDSFFSAPMDFRGLPRNYHQEENQKHRLGNKTLSSHLQIDKVTNNKTGEVLISEKVVASIEPGEGSLQGDWKVPKIEEKEALVPVPKAMDSFHPEPHPRMAFWIMKLPRRRSHQDAQESGHWLSEKRHRLQAIRDGLREGTREDVLEEGTQSSSHARLPARKTHFLYILRHSQQ comes from the exons ATGTGGCACCTGCTAGCCCTGTTGCTGCTGTTCCCCTCTGCCTCGGTGCCCCCCTCCACTGCAGCCCCGATCCGCGATGGTGACGCCCAGGAGAGCTCCTCGGCTTTTCTAGGTCTCCAGAGTCTACTCCAAGCCTTCACCCGGCTTTTCCTGAAA ccccaggatgACCTGCTGCGGGGCATGGACAGCTTCTTCTCTGCTCCTATGGACTTCCGGGGCCTCCCTAGGAACTACCACCAAGAAGAGAACCAGAAGCACAGGCTGGGAAACAAAACTCTCTCCAGCCACCTCCAGATTGACAAG GTGACCAACAACAAGACAGGAGAGGTGCTGATCTCTGAGAAGGTGGTGGCATCCATTGAGCCAGGAGAGGGGAGCTTGCAGGGTGACTGGAAG GTACCCAAGATAGAGGAGAAGGAGGCCCTGGTGCCTGTCCCAAAGGCCATGGACAGCTTCCACCCGGAACCCCACCCCCGAATGGCCTTCTGGATCATGAAGCTGCCACGGCGGAGGTCCCACCAGGATGCCCAGGAGAGCGGCCACTGGCTCAGTGAGAAGCGACACCGCCTGCAGGCCATCCGGGATGGGCTCCGAGAGGGGACCCGCGAGGACGTCCTCGAAGAGGGGACCCAGAGCTCCTCTCATGCCAGGCTGCCTGCCCGCAAGACCCACTTCCTGTATATCCTCAGGCACTCCCAGCAGTAA